In a single window of the Luteolibacter arcticus genome:
- a CDS encoding site-2 protease family protein produces MSFGFALLALVFATGLPLFCAFIAVANVRRYRVKAHPCDSYQVPPDVRRRMAPWLNRMGHFGFRQVQLSRLESAGYAEAHRWILLNEEERTYATLERTVPVSGAGASVSLTMFTALRDGTLVVTADRRITHHPPAWWQDVQRFFGTVTSQWKLHYSRVRGDKERVLPPIEKFTGMLEADEQARHEAQVKGGEFVPTRQDPDILRLRFARLPSRVMPLLADFFTGRSFRSATRRDVAAPTKARVDENERVGGPIGLSVNQAVEQDLARYRALIAVRSSPLDHLRRIVVLLGTVAFFIAIFGRDQPLQTALTVLVLAALHEAGHWVPMKLFRYKGVPPVFIPFTGATERGRKLHAPAWQQLVVLLGGPLPGLIAGLAMLAHGYFEPSTPRWLLDAAGMAVALNALHLLPVLPMDGGKVIDLLVFRDMPMLRPFFTVTASLSAFAAALVLKSRVLRYIAAAMFGGVLWDMRTIQVVRGARKLPWAGEVNDESEALRRIFRGMREEGQGAFIGSEGWHKKIEALLMEVMRKRPAFITRFAGGTLLAVSGAIPALLMVGVLLGPVLSDAGRVVRNAEHVIEFRKTFPKETRQLSAEDQATLIALATETETGPEQSVRPLTDEPSETAADVLPVIAKRLDQLDWNKANIASRSNLIGARVLPIWVEVQCLQLERSATAGNRAETLERAEEMLGILAAAEPATSLERRQLLSSIELRVLSVVEREASAGRLEVDDLDRLDTRISARNTAPDPEVESLLLVAAWAERSRLSAIADAAAQASLDPRFWRDLYPRIRVVRRLLTEQNAKLVPASVALARHWKTSRRVGELPPQLGMKVAVDPGEASLILGFCEGHRRLSWRRIVTLSALRMESFRQKNNGNFPKNWKHSVPGGAELKLVLDSGPFIRLTDRLDQIQGSVPMWLTPPSLPLPRSGPTIDYDCRLYGAPPLPELSSH; encoded by the coding sequence ATGTCCTTCGGTTTCGCCCTGCTGGCCTTAGTCTTCGCGACTGGCTTGCCGCTCTTCTGTGCATTCATTGCAGTGGCCAATGTGCGCCGCTACCGGGTGAAGGCTCACCCGTGTGATTCTTATCAAGTGCCGCCGGACGTGCGGCGGCGGATGGCCCCGTGGCTCAACCGCATGGGCCACTTCGGCTTCCGCCAGGTGCAGCTCTCCCGGCTCGAAAGCGCGGGCTACGCCGAGGCGCATCGCTGGATCCTGCTCAATGAAGAGGAGCGGACCTATGCGACGCTGGAGCGCACGGTGCCGGTCAGCGGCGCAGGTGCCAGCGTCTCGCTCACGATGTTCACCGCCCTGCGCGATGGCACGCTGGTCGTGACTGCGGATCGCCGCATCACCCATCACCCGCCCGCCTGGTGGCAGGACGTGCAGCGGTTCTTCGGCACGGTCACCTCGCAGTGGAAGCTCCACTACTCACGGGTCCGCGGCGACAAGGAGCGCGTGCTCCCGCCGATCGAGAAATTCACCGGGATGCTGGAAGCGGACGAGCAAGCCCGCCACGAAGCCCAGGTGAAGGGCGGCGAGTTCGTCCCGACCCGGCAGGATCCTGATATCCTGCGCCTGCGCTTCGCACGGCTGCCCTCCCGGGTGATGCCGCTGCTGGCGGACTTCTTCACCGGCCGCAGCTTCCGCTCGGCAACCCGCCGCGACGTGGCGGCTCCGACCAAGGCCCGGGTCGACGAGAATGAACGCGTCGGCGGCCCCATCGGACTCTCGGTCAACCAAGCGGTGGAACAGGATCTGGCCCGCTACCGCGCCCTGATCGCGGTCCGCTCCAGCCCGCTCGATCACCTGCGGCGGATCGTGGTGCTGCTCGGAACCGTGGCATTCTTCATCGCGATCTTCGGCCGCGACCAACCGCTGCAAACCGCGCTCACCGTGCTGGTGCTGGCCGCGCTGCACGAAGCCGGCCACTGGGTGCCGATGAAGCTCTTCCGCTACAAGGGCGTGCCGCCGGTCTTCATCCCCTTCACCGGGGCCACCGAGCGCGGACGCAAGCTCCACGCCCCGGCATGGCAGCAGCTCGTGGTTCTGCTCGGCGGTCCCCTGCCCGGCCTGATCGCCGGCCTGGCGATGCTCGCCCACGGCTACTTCGAGCCGTCCACGCCGCGGTGGCTGCTGGATGCCGCCGGGATGGCGGTGGCGCTCAATGCCCTGCATCTGCTGCCAGTGCTGCCGATGGATGGAGGCAAGGTGATCGACCTGCTGGTTTTCCGCGACATGCCGATGCTGCGGCCGTTCTTCACGGTGACCGCGTCGCTGTCGGCCTTCGCCGCTGCGCTGGTCTTGAAATCGCGGGTGCTGCGTTACATCGCGGCCGCCATGTTCGGCGGCGTGCTGTGGGACATGCGCACCATCCAGGTGGTCCGCGGCGCCCGCAAGCTGCCATGGGCGGGCGAGGTCAATGACGAGTCCGAGGCACTGCGCCGGATCTTCCGCGGCATGCGCGAGGAGGGCCAGGGAGCCTTCATCGGCAGCGAGGGCTGGCACAAGAAGATCGAGGCACTGCTCATGGAAGTGATGCGCAAGCGGCCGGCCTTCATCACCCGCTTCGCCGGTGGCACGCTGCTGGCAGTTTCCGGAGCCATCCCTGCCCTGCTGATGGTGGGCGTGCTGCTCGGCCCCGTGCTCAGCGATGCCGGCCGGGTGGTCCGCAATGCCGAGCATGTGATCGAATTCCGCAAGACCTTCCCGAAGGAAACCCGCCAGCTCTCCGCCGAGGACCAGGCCACCTTGATCGCCCTCGCGACGGAAACCGAAACCGGCCCCGAACAAAGCGTCCGCCCGCTCACCGACGAGCCAAGCGAAACCGCGGCCGACGTGCTCCCGGTGATCGCGAAACGGCTCGACCAACTCGACTGGAACAAGGCGAACATCGCCTCGCGCAGCAATTTGATCGGCGCCCGCGTGTTGCCGATCTGGGTGGAAGTGCAATGCCTGCAACTCGAGCGCAGCGCCACTGCGGGCAATCGCGCCGAAACCTTGGAACGGGCCGAGGAGATGCTCGGCATCCTCGCCGCCGCCGAACCCGCCACCAGCCTGGAACGCCGCCAACTTCTCTCGTCCATCGAGCTCCGCGTCCTTTCCGTCGTCGAGCGTGAGGCCTCCGCCGGCCGCCTCGAGGTGGACGACCTCGACCGTCTGGACACGCGGATTTCGGCGCGGAATACCGCTCCCGATCCGGAAGTGGAAAGCCTGCTGCTGGTCGCCGCGTGGGCTGAGCGCAGCCGACTCTCGGCCATCGCCGACGCGGCCGCCCAAGCGTCCCTGGATCCCCGCTTCTGGCGCGACCTCTATCCGCGCATCCGCGTCGTCCGCCGTCTCTTGACCGAGCAGAACGCCAAGCTGGTTCCGGCCTCCGTCGCGCTGGCCCGCCACTGGAAGACCAGCCGCCGCGTGGGCGAGCTGCCACCCCAACTCGGCATGAAGGTGGCCGTGGACCCGGGTGAAGCCTCGCTTATCCTGGGATTCTGCGAAGGCCATCGCCGCCTCTCGTGGCGGCGGATCGTCACCCTCAGCGCACTGCGCATGGAGAGCTTCCGCCAAAAGAATAACGGCAACTTCCCGAAGAACTGGAAACACAGCGTGCCCGGCGGTGCCGAACTCAAGCTGGTGCTCGACTCCGGCCCCTTCATCCGCCTGACCGACCGGCTCGACCAAATCCAAGGCTCCGTGCCGATGTGGCTCACCCCCCCCTCCCTCCCCCTCCCCCGCTCCGGCCCCACCATCGACTACGATTGCCGGCTCTACGGTGCGCCGCCGCTGCCCGAGCTGTCGTCGCATTGA